One genomic window of Elusimicrobiota bacterium includes the following:
- a CDS encoding FAD-dependent oxidoreductase codes for MAGKKSVVVAGAGLAGLSCAYHLRSPYTLFDREPRPGGTARSVAVGGFTFDFTGHLLHLHDPYTKALLRRLLRGNWVECVRRAWIHSNGVQTPYPFQANLHGLPARVIHECVKGVRDARRIFGDHPLANAGPLDFKEWCRRLFGEGISRHFMIPYNEKLWGIPADSMTPDWCGQFVPVPTLADVEAGAERLHRKRFGYNTTFLYPKRGGIQALAEAMAPSLKGLRLGESIEAVEWKYRRVVLSSGERVPYNRLVSTLPLPELLKRLTPFPKELTKPLERLRWTTVLCVNIGVDRPKISKASWIYFPEKNYPFYRVGFPMNFTPHVVPRGCSSMYVEVSFPPGTEPTTNAGRAHLFSEIRRGLLAAGILQPRDSFPVLHFAPIRYAYVIYDENRSSALGTIFHWLNKEAKALSIGRYGGWKYSFMEEALLDGRAAAREVDRG; via the coding sequence GTGGCTGGAAAGAAATCTGTTGTCGTTGCCGGTGCGGGATTGGCGGGTCTTTCCTGCGCCTATCATCTCCGGTCCCCTTACACCCTGTTTGATCGAGAACCCCGGCCCGGGGGGACCGCTCGATCCGTGGCGGTCGGGGGGTTTACCTTCGATTTTACGGGACACCTCTTACACTTGCATGATCCCTACACCAAGGCGCTGCTCCGTCGGCTTTTGCGTGGGAATTGGGTCGAGTGTGTCCGACGAGCTTGGATCCATTCGAACGGTGTTCAGACCCCTTATCCCTTCCAGGCAAACCTTCACGGGCTTCCCGCGCGGGTTATTCACGAGTGTGTGAAGGGCGTTCGGGACGCGCGGCGGATTTTTGGCGATCATCCCCTCGCCAATGCAGGTCCGCTTGATTTCAAAGAGTGGTGTCGGCGTTTGTTTGGTGAAGGGATTTCCCGTCATTTCATGATCCCCTATAACGAAAAGCTGTGGGGAATCCCGGCCGACTCTATGACGCCGGACTGGTGTGGCCAGTTTGTCCCTGTTCCCACATTGGCGGATGTGGAAGCCGGGGCCGAGCGATTGCATCGGAAACGATTTGGGTACAACACGACTTTCCTTTACCCAAAGCGTGGGGGAATTCAAGCTTTGGCAGAAGCCATGGCTCCTTCCCTTAAGGGGTTGCGACTGGGTGAATCCATCGAAGCGGTGGAATGGAAGTATCGGCGGGTGGTCCTCTCTTCCGGGGAGCGGGTTCCTTACAATCGTCTCGTTTCAACCCTCCCGTTGCCGGAACTGTTGAAGCGACTGACCCCGTTCCCTAAGGAACTAACGAAACCCTTGGAACGGTTGCGCTGGACCACAGTCTTGTGTGTGAATATCGGGGTGGACCGGCCAAAGATATCAAAGGCCTCCTGGATTTATTTCCCCGAAAAAAATTATCCTTTTTACCGCGTGGGGTTTCCCATGAATTTCACTCCCCACGTGGTTCCGCGAGGGTGTTCCTCTATGTACGTGGAAGTCTCTTTCCCACCAGGAACAGAACCCACTACGAACGCGGGGCGGGCTCATCTGTTTTCAGAAATCCGGAGGGGCCTCTTAGCCGCTGGAATTTTGCAACCACGGGATTCGTTCCCTGTCCTCCATTTCGCCCCCATCCGGTACGCCTACGTGATCTACGATGAAAACCGGTCCTCAGCACTGGGAACCATTTTCCACTGGTTGAATAAAGAGGCCAAGGCTCTTTCCATTGGTCGATACGGGGGGTGGAAATACTCTTTCATGGAAGAAGCACTTTTGGATGGGCGGGCGGCGGCCCGCGAGGTGGATCGGGGGTGA
- a CDS encoding O-antigen ligase family protein, with amino-acid sequence MITRPVRPMARFTSMGHVILLFLVFSLPLLRVGWDQWAQTLVHLVWSFLLILGAVLLLMGRSGEFSRFSIQVGQWGLLSVVLLGASLLSALSSPFPHSAIPALLNDIPLLAFFILAAGSSNVRRSQYSQVLAGTGAVAVLATFLGSAGDTPWTGPLLNPNILVALLVLTGPLVIFNVIRWDSARLPRLFWGGASLLVLMGILFSRSMVGYAVVSFQAILAVSILLARKKINRQNSIVLLLVILLLMGIGFILARGEWPKLFQGDLDRWTWWATAFQMFSSHPLLGVGPGAFGEAYPAFRALTWGLNSLYAHNFILEFLAERGLVGAGALFLLIGASLFKACRGVLRGGSPALFLGMGGFCLYNLFHIGFSFPGLLWLFFLAAGLAGAGEDGPGTEWSRVKWRTMSLLTLAGGLLFSLVSFALFRGNQSLAMARHSFSAEQWERAQGQVDRGLRWNPKNPGLYELRAALRMRAQDWDGATADIARAIRLAPAAAGFRVGAAALALEKGEVEQALLDYERANQFMPLQASSWERRGDLLVGLHRWEEADRAYQGALRALSDPRVLGGDTDLRAAWTQRVEEKVKGLRNVGKN; translated from the coding sequence GTGATTACCCGTCCCGTTCGTCCCATGGCACGGTTTACGTCTATGGGACACGTGATCCTGTTGTTTTTGGTTTTTTCTCTCCCCCTCCTGCGGGTGGGCTGGGATCAATGGGCTCAGACTCTCGTTCATCTTGTTTGGTCTTTTCTCCTAATTTTAGGGGCCGTTCTCTTGTTGATGGGCCGGTCAGGTGAATTTTCCAGATTTTCTATTCAGGTGGGCCAATGGGGACTCCTTAGTGTTGTCCTTCTAGGGGCAAGTCTCCTCTCCGCTCTCTCCAGTCCTTTTCCCCACAGCGCCATCCCGGCGTTGCTCAATGATATTCCATTGTTGGCTTTTTTCATTTTGGCGGCGGGATCGTCGAATGTTCGTCGGTCCCAATATTCCCAGGTCCTTGCGGGAACGGGGGCCGTGGCCGTGTTGGCGACGTTTCTCGGTAGCGCAGGGGACACCCCTTGGACCGGCCCCCTGTTAAACCCAAATATACTCGTGGCTCTTTTGGTATTGACAGGGCCGCTGGTGATTTTTAACGTCATCCGATGGGATTCGGCGCGCCTTCCCCGTTTGTTTTGGGGAGGGGCCTCCTTGCTTGTTTTAATGGGAATTCTCTTTTCTCGTTCCATGGTAGGGTACGCTGTTGTTTCATTTCAGGCAATCCTCGCGGTCTCCATCCTGTTGGCCCGAAAAAAGATCAATCGTCAGAATTCTATCGTTCTTCTCTTGGTGATCCTTCTTCTGATGGGCATCGGTTTTATCTTGGCGCGAGGGGAATGGCCCAAACTTTTTCAAGGGGATTTGGATCGGTGGACCTGGTGGGCGACAGCTTTTCAGATGTTTTCGTCCCACCCCCTACTTGGGGTGGGGCCGGGGGCTTTTGGTGAAGCGTATCCAGCTTTTCGTGCGTTGACTTGGGGGTTGAATAGTCTTTACGCTCATAATTTTATCTTAGAATTTTTGGCTGAGAGAGGCCTGGTGGGGGCGGGGGCCTTATTCCTCTTGATCGGAGCGTCACTTTTCAAGGCCTGCCGAGGCGTCCTTCGCGGTGGATCTCCCGCGTTGTTTCTTGGCATGGGAGGGTTTTGTTTATACAACCTCTTTCACATAGGATTTTCATTTCCAGGGTTATTGTGGCTTTTCTTCCTGGCGGCCGGTCTTGCCGGGGCAGGAGAGGATGGACCGGGGACGGAATGGTCACGGGTTAAATGGCGGACGATGTCCTTGCTTACTTTGGCAGGGGGTCTTTTATTTAGCTTGGTGTCTTTCGCCCTTTTTCGCGGGAACCAATCTTTGGCCATGGCCCGGCATTCGTTTTCTGCTGAACAATGGGAAAGAGCTCAGGGGCAGGTTGACCGGGGTCTCCGATGGAACCCAAAAAACCCAGGGCTCTACGAATTGCGAGCGGCCCTTCGAATGCGGGCTCAGGACTGGGACGGCGCGACCGCAGATATTGCCCGGGCGATCCGTTTGGCCCCCGCGGCGGCTGGGTTTCGCGTTGGGGCCGCCGCACTGGCCCTTGAAAAGGGAGAGGTGGAGCAGGCTCTCCTCGACTATGAGCGGGCAAATCAGTTCATGCCCCTTCAGGCCTCTTCCTGGGAAAGACGGGGGGACCTCTTGGTGGGGTTGCACCGTTGGGAGGAGGCGGATCGGGCGTATCAGGGCGCGCTTCGGGCTCTCTCGGACCCCCGGGTGTTGGGAGGCGACACGGATCTCCGGGCCGCCTGGACCCAGAGGGTCGAAGAAAAAGTAAAAGGATTAAGAAATGTCGGGAAAAATTAA
- a CDS encoding glycosyltransferase family 4 protein: protein MSGKIKVVHIITLLEWGGAQQTVLTLVGHLNRDLFAPVLYCGRGGILDGDAKHIGIPVRFVPGLRRPIRPWWDFLVLINLYRFLRSERPHLVHTHSSKAGVLGRLAAWLAGVPIVVHTVHGFGFTPVQKKWVRGLFVRVERWLARITSALVFVSKSNREEALLRGIGSSDRHHLIRAAVHLDEYQGMSRDPKVLLNSKDRLVTTIGPFKPQKNLLDFIRAAAIVAVLHPDVKFLVIGDGQGREMLEKEIQSRNLTHRVLLAGWRPDIPALLGRSDIFCMTSLWEGLPMSLVEAMAVGLPCVVNAVDGCRDVIVHGVNGFLTPPGDPSATAERLDQLLKNPVLAKEIGQRAKASIGREFDKTQMVLEHEKLYTTLFTMGGEKRFSSK, encoded by the coding sequence ATGTCGGGAAAAATTAAGGTTGTTCACATCATCACTCTTCTGGAGTGGGGGGGGGCTCAGCAGACTGTTCTCACTTTGGTGGGACATTTGAACCGTGATCTTTTCGCCCCCGTGCTCTACTGTGGTCGAGGGGGAATTTTGGACGGGGACGCTAAACACATTGGCATCCCGGTTCGTTTTGTGCCGGGCCTTCGTCGCCCCATACGTCCGTGGTGGGATTTCCTTGTCCTTATAAACCTCTATCGTTTTCTTCGCTCGGAACGGCCCCATCTTGTTCACACCCATTCTTCCAAAGCGGGTGTATTGGGTCGGCTGGCGGCATGGTTGGCGGGAGTCCCGATCGTCGTCCATACCGTTCATGGGTTTGGGTTTACCCCGGTTCAAAAAAAATGGGTCCGGGGTTTGTTCGTTCGAGTTGAGCGATGGCTCGCTCGGATCACGTCAGCCCTTGTTTTCGTTTCCAAATCCAATCGGGAAGAGGCTCTCCTCCGGGGGATTGGGTCTTCCGATCGGCATCATCTTATTCGGGCCGCTGTCCATTTAGACGAATATCAAGGAATGTCTCGGGATCCGAAAGTGTTGTTGAATTCAAAAGACCGGTTGGTGACGACCATTGGTCCATTTAAACCCCAGAAAAACCTTTTGGATTTTATTCGTGCCGCGGCCATCGTGGCTGTACTTCACCCTGACGTGAAGTTCTTGGTTATTGGTGATGGTCAGGGGCGGGAAATGTTGGAAAAAGAAATTCAGTCACGAAACTTGACCCACCGGGTCCTTTTGGCAGGCTGGCGCCCAGATATCCCCGCTTTGCTGGGCCGATCGGATATCTTCTGTATGACCTCCCTCTGGGAGGGGCTTCCCATGTCTCTTGTGGAAGCCATGGCCGTGGGGCTTCCCTGCGTGGTAAACGCGGTGGATGGCTGTCGTGACGTTATCGTTCATGGCGTCAATGGATTTTTGACCCCCCCCGGCGATCCTTCCGCGACCGCGGAGCGACTGGACCAACTGTTAAAAAACCCTGTATTGGCCAAGGAAATAGGACAGAGGGCAAAGGCCAGTATCGGCCGAGAATTTGATAAAACCCAAATGGTTCTGGAACATGAGAAGCTCTACACCACTCTATTCACCATGGGGGGAGAGAAACGGTTTTCCTCGAAATGA
- a CDS encoding tetratricopeptide repeat protein produces MKAEEKKEWRNFAVLLLGVGLVYMRSLHNGFLWDDQVVLVANTFIKDWKNIGHLFGSSYFLGSGELSYRPVATASYLMGHLFWGLSRPGFHGLSLLLHLLTGVAVFLFFRRIFEMKGAAFWGAALFLLHPINTEAVLQVSFNEELFCGLFLVLAFYFYVRCLPGESLGNVKMRLYGLSLACYTLSLFSKEMGIVFPLLLLLYESILGKEKNLSRGILRWWPYLGYGLISLFYLWVRFFALRNPKELSVPYIQDSFIVNGLTMAKVFFLYLKQLLWPFHLSPDHHVEVVARVGDPLVVLIFLGFLGGGGVFFWVLRRSRLKAFLSLWVVVGLLPVLNFIPFLKENFMADRYLYLSSMGFSGWVASLGVQEGAWKGKGKTLLLLLLVGFGALTFRRTLDWKDDVRFWGRSVETDPLSVESHNRLGSAYSQRREFDKAMAEYKIALRLNPQSTRALNNMGNVFFSLGQYDSALRVYNQSLAIDPHAAVTYANRGSAWQALGRPVEAIEDYSRALEMKPSFAEVYLNLAVVHEDLHQLEAARKAYQSYLLLRPNSIEVQNRLLSLKTK; encoded by the coding sequence ATGAAAGCGGAAGAAAAAAAAGAGTGGCGAAATTTTGCCGTCCTCCTTCTGGGTGTTGGTTTGGTCTATATGAGGAGTCTTCACAATGGATTCCTTTGGGATGACCAAGTGGTTTTGGTGGCCAACACGTTCATCAAAGATTGGAAAAACATTGGCCACCTTTTTGGTTCGTCCTATTTTCTTGGTTCAGGGGAACTCAGTTACCGTCCCGTCGCGACGGCTTCCTATTTGATGGGCCACTTGTTTTGGGGGCTCAGTCGGCCAGGTTTTCATGGATTGTCTCTCCTCCTCCACCTTCTTACGGGGGTGGCCGTGTTTTTGTTTTTCCGAAGAATTTTTGAAATGAAAGGGGCGGCTTTTTGGGGGGCGGCTCTCTTCCTTCTTCATCCCATCAACACGGAAGCGGTTCTCCAAGTTTCTTTTAACGAGGAACTTTTTTGTGGGTTGTTCTTGGTTTTGGCGTTTTATTTCTACGTTCGGTGTCTCCCAGGAGAGTCGCTCGGAAATGTGAAAATGCGTTTATACGGGCTTTCCTTGGCCTGCTACACCCTTTCTTTGTTTTCGAAAGAAATGGGGATCGTTTTTCCTCTTTTGCTCCTGCTCTACGAGTCAATTTTAGGAAAGGAGAAGAATCTTTCTCGCGGAATTCTTCGTTGGTGGCCCTATTTGGGGTATGGGTTGATCAGTCTCTTTTACCTCTGGGTCCGTTTTTTCGCTTTAAGAAATCCCAAGGAATTGAGTGTTCCCTATATTCAAGATAGTTTTATCGTGAATGGGCTGACCATGGCTAAGGTTTTTTTTCTCTACCTCAAACAATTGCTATGGCCGTTTCATTTAAGTCCCGACCACCATGTGGAAGTCGTGGCTCGAGTGGGGGATCCTCTCGTTGTCCTTATATTCTTGGGATTTCTGGGGGGGGGCGGGGTGTTTTTTTGGGTACTTCGGCGTTCGCGTCTCAAGGCGTTTCTGTCCTTATGGGTGGTGGTGGGACTTCTCCCTGTGCTGAATTTCATCCCCTTCCTTAAAGAAAATTTTATGGCGGACCGGTATCTTTACCTGTCCTCCATGGGCTTTTCTGGTTGGGTGGCCTCCCTCGGGGTTCAGGAGGGGGCTTGGAAGGGAAAGGGAAAAACCCTATTGCTCCTTTTGCTTGTGGGGTTTGGCGCTTTGACGTTTCGACGAACGTTGGATTGGAAAGACGATGTGCGGTTTTGGGGTCGCTCGGTGGAAACGGACCCCTTAAGTGTGGAATCCCACAACCGGTTGGGATCGGCCTATTCGCAACGTCGTGAATTTGATAAAGCCATGGCGGAATACAAAATAGCCCTCCGCTTAAACCCTCAATCCACAAGGGCGCTCAATAACATGGGGAATGTGTTTTTTTCCTTGGGACAATACGATTCCGCTTTGCGGGTTTACAACCAAAGTTTGGCCATCGATCCCCACGCCGCGGTGACCTACGCCAATCGAGGATCGGCCTGGCAAGCGTTAGGTCGACCTGTTGAGGCCATTGAAGACTATTCCCGCGC